In Setaria italica strain Yugu1 chromosome IX, Setaria_italica_v2.0, whole genome shotgun sequence, the genomic stretch TAAGTAGAAGTGATGTTATTTAAGTCCCATTACTGTAACTTTGTCCATTTGATTTTGATGTCATTTACTTATCTAGTACAAAATACAACGGTATGAAAGTATGCAATGACAAAAGTGTTGTCTATAACAAATTACTTGAACCATCATGTCTAAACAAGCTAGAATGATATCATTTGTCGAAGCTATAATGATGTGACATGAAAAATCATTTTTTGGTGACCAGAGGGAATAATATACAAAGTTAACTGCAGGAAACAGTTTGACAAAGGTGTTTGTTATTAGTACTTCTTCATCATGATTACCTATGTTTATTATAGTAGTTACATTGTATTGTACCTGGAAGTTATAGAAAgatccacccccccccccccctcccctcaCACAGCAAACTAATATATCATTTTTTGCTTAATTGTATCCTTATTCAGGTATAACTTCAGTAAAATTGCACAGTACAAACAACTAACACTGGAGGAGGCTGAAGAAAAGATGAATAAGAGGAAGACCAGTGCAACTGGTTACGAACGTTGGATGATGAAAGCAGCTGCAAATGGGCCAGCTGCCTTTGGTTCAGACATTAAGAAACTTGAGGCCACAAACAGTGGGGAAAAAGAAAGTGGTCGTCCTAAGAAAGCAAAAAATAACGAGGAAGGTAATAATTCTGATAAAGGtgaggaggatgaagaagaggaagcagcACGCAAGAATAGGCTCGGACTCACTAAAAAAGgcatggatgatgatgaggaaggtGGAAAAGATCTAGACTTCGATTTGGATGATGAAATTGAGAAAGGTCTGCGTTTTAGTTTTCGTGGATTGTAATACTTCAGCAGCTAATCTGATCTCTATTTCATAGTCTTACAATTGCAAAATACCATTATGTTTCAACCCTTATTTGCTCAGCTTGCAATTGCGGTTTGATACTCTTTCTGTTGTTCAGGAGCTATAACTATTATACTGAGCTATTACATGGTAACTTTGCTCTTCTGATTATTTCATGATTTTCCCAAAGGACAACATATCTTTGGATAAACTTAAAACCTAGGTTTAGATATAGCTGCATAAAATCCTGGTTTCATGGCTTGTGGCATGCTTATGGTCATATTGTTTAAACCCACCGCAACTGAATCCTATTTGTGCTGTTCTGTTTGCACTGCTACTCTGTCACAGTCGCCAACGTTGGTGATAAAGTTGTGCTGCACGTGGTACTGGGATGTCATCTAGTTGGTTTTGACTAAAAACTTGAGGCCACAAGACAAGAAACACGGAACTTTTAAATTCTATCTCAAAAATTAATAAGCATATGCTTGTGATAGTTACACATTCGTCCATGACAATGATCTTGACAATAGCTATATTTACCACATGATCATTAAGTGGCGGCAAATGCTGCTGTATTTTGTTAATGGACAATTTATTTTTACAACTATGCCTAATGTTGGGCCATAGAGCTATTGAATGGCtttgttgtttttttcttttgcaacagAGCTATTCAAATACGTTTGCCCTGCTAAGAATATAAATATTGCCCTTAATATCATTAGTGTATTTATTTGCTCCAAGTTTGGACTTTTACTGGAGAATTTATTTACCAGGTGATGACTGGGAGCATGAAGAAACATTCACAGATGATGATGAGGCTGTAGATATCGATCCAGAGGAACGGGCGGATTTAGCTCCTGAAATTCCTGCTCCACCTGAAATTAAGCAGGTTGATATATACTATTGCGAATTACTCAGGATTACAAACTGCACCTCTTCTAATACCTTTTTCTCACGGAACACCTTCACTCAGTACTGAAATTTGATGCTGTGGATCTTATGGGGTTTTTTGGATCCcaaattttataaaaaaatagattTGGTTAAACCAGATTTTAGCCTAATCACCTAAAACCCCATGGTTAGATAGCATAAAGTTGGGGGATCCAAAATCAGTTTTGTTAAAACTCAAATATTGGgtctatataaaaaaaattcctggTTTAACTATTTCCTGTTTTACTCTTTCTTATGCTGCATGATTAAAGAAATATCTTAAGGTACTAGTGCTTTCCTGACGCGGATTTGATTGATTAAAAGTAAGGAAAAGCGATCTGGTGCGATATATAATATTCTTTTCCATGGTTAATAGTGGTTAGTTTCTGTTAGTGTAATCCTTGTTGGATGTTAGTATGCGTCAAATCCTTTCTTAGTACAGGTCAAGTCTTTGCCTTACAGCGTGttcggctggctgctgctgctcggctctCTGTCGCAGCAGCTGTAGCACGCAAgctgcagcaggcagcagctctctgctgctgcagcagcagccagccgaaCGAGCTGTTAGAGTGCAGGTCAGGTCTTTGCCTTAGAGTGCAAGTCAGGTCTTTGCCTTAGTGTGTAAGGCAAGACTTGAGTCTTCATGAGTAAGGCACTAGGGCTgtcttgtgctataaaaggagaggtGGTGCAGCAAGTGATTGCAGCAAGTGAatgagagaagggggaggagtGTAGTGGTGTGGTGTTGATCAGTTTGCAAGTGAAGCAAGTTGATCAGTGTGTGAGTGAAGCACGGAGTGCGTGCATTGTGAAGCATGATTAGTATACAGCAGTAGTGGCTGTGTGCTAATTGAGTGATTAGTGTACAGCGTGTGGCTGTGTTAGTGGAGATAGCTGCGTGAGTGTTCTTGGCCGGGTTGTGCGGCTGAGACGCAGTTTAGTGCGTGTGTGTTTGTGCTGTGTTAAAATCAGTGTAACCAATGTGTTGAACTGTGGTGAATTTTAGTGCAAAAGAGGGTGCTGGTGTGCAGTGCCACAAAAGTAGTCTGTGTGTTCCTCACCTGTGAGTGGCTGGTGTGATCTTGGGAGGTGCTAGAGGCTAAcagtttctcattttcttttccatGGTTATTGAATTTCAATTGCAAATGGCAATATTCTGATTGAGATACTTGCAGGATGATGAAGAGAACGAAGAAGAAGGTGGCCTGAGCAAGTCTGGCAAGGAATTAAAAAAGCTGCTTGGGCGCGCTGCTGGACTAAATGATTCAGATGCTGacgaggatgaagaagaagaagatgtacTGATTCATTCTCTTAAAATAGTAACATTTTAATTATGCACTAAGGCTATTTTTTAATGGAAATATAAGGAGTTATCTTTTCTTCATCCAGCAGGAAGACGAGTCATCTCCAGTGCTTGCTCCAAAACAGAAGGATCAAGTTAAGGATGAACCTGTAGATAACAGCCCAGCTAAACAAACACCATCAGGACATGCTCGCAGCACACCTCCTGCTTCCAAATTCAAGCAAAAGAGAAAATCAGGTGCTGATGATACAAAAACTTCTGGTGGTGCAGCTTCAAAGAAAGCAAAGGTGGAATCGGTTAGTAATCTATGCTTACTTTAAATgtgtaaaaaagaagaaatggcGAACTTGCAGTTTTTACACAAGTATGCGCTATTTGTTTTTTTACGTATGTAAATAATAATTCCTTTTTGTATAGGATACGAAAGCATCGGGCATTAAAGAGGAAGCACCAGCTTCGGCAAAACCTACATCAAAGACCTCTGCTTCATCAAAAAGTGGGACAAATGTGTCACCTGTCACAGAGGATGAAATCAGGAGTGTTCTTCTTGCTGTGGCTCCAGTAACCACACAAGATCTAGTATCCAGATTCAAGTCTAGGCTTCGAGGTCCAGAGGTAGGCCTCTTTGATACCATTCTTATGTTTACTTGTCATCTACATAtcactctctccgtcccaaattgtaggtcgttttggcttttctaggtgcatagcttttgctatgcacctagatatggTGTATgtatagatgcataataatatttatgaatctagaaaagtcaaaacgatctacaatttgaaacggagggagtaccatttTGCATGCTTAGATTACAGTCATCTAATCGAACCTAGTCGCCATAGTTAGTGCCGATAAGACGACTAGTAGTCTGCACATTACCATTTTGCAAGCTTAGAACTTAGATACCAACAGCAATAGTTAGGGAACCACTAAGAATTGATCAACCATGGCCACTTTGTAATAAACCACTAATACCTTTTGAATTATAAACTATCATAAACCACTAATACCTTTCTAATTATAAGTTATGGTTGACATGATGCACGGAACAACATTATTTCTTTAACCTCATCAGTGAGCTTGTTACTTCGTTTGTGGTATAATCAGTCATCAAACATTAAAATCTTAACTTCTTAATTATGTCTGTTTAACGTCAGTTGTGGTTGCATTGCAGGACAAGAATGCTTTTGCTGAAATTCTGAAGAAAATCTCGAAGATACAGAAGACGAATGGCCACAACTACGTCGTCCTTAGAGATGATAAGAAGTGAAGAACCCAACTTAGGTGTTGACTTCGTTTGTTGCAACCGGTAGCTGTGCTGTGTACTTCGGATATAAAAGATATTTGTAACATGCTGCACTTTGGAGATAAATAAGGTTGTAACATGTATTAGAAGAGTTGTCTTCTAACCCCTTTACGTAGACTTTGTGTTTTCGAGGCAAGCGATATTTCTTCTGCTCTGCGCGATACATCCGACCTTGAAAAACGAAACGATGCTAGTTACTACGTTACaattttcttaattttctttaTTAAGGGTCTTTCATCTTTGATCATTGAAGAACAATTTATACTCTTAGTCTTAGGTCATCCAAATGGGCTCTCCTCCctgccctccctctctctctaagGGCTTGTTGGACAGAAGAGTATTTAAGTGGAATGAAGGGGGTTGAGTCTAAAATGAGCTAATATTCCCTCCAATCCTTTTCATTCCACTTCAATTCATTGTTATCCAAACAACCTCTAAAGTGCTACGTCATCAAGAGCGTTTTGAGTAGATGAATGAATCAATCCTCTTTAAAGTAGTTGAAGGGACCGTGACATCCTAGGGGTGAATTACGTGTTGTAAAATTTAAGGCGCACATATAAAAGTCTATTTCAATTTCTATCTAAATGTGCACTAGATTTTTCTATATGTTGCTATCTCCATcgtaaaagagttttgcaccctaggttccaGTCCAATAAATTACACATGACAATTTTAGGAAAGGTAAACGCGGATTGTAAAGTGCAATATGAAATGCGGAAAGTAAAATGAGGTATAGAAGGCAAAATTCCTTCACGGCGACATGGTGACTTTTACCGAGGTATCGGAAAGCAAAActttccactagtcctggagCTCCTTTCGAAGGGAATGCTCGCGCAAGGGTATAAACTTCTTGGTCAAATAACTTCGTAGGATAGCTGAGTGGCCTTCTCCACGCGCAAGTGGGTCTCCGCTCCTGGCCTCTCCCGAATGCTCcttgccgctcttcacttggtagagttTCAACACCTATGGCCTCTCCTTCCTACAAGAAGCACCGTCGCCCACTCCACAAACTCAATTGGAGGATCTCACAAGACTTATATGCTCcggatttacaactcttggtgcaccgatacaaaggaggtgtgcaaacctcgcctaactctaggctaTTCCCTAAAGCAATGTGCTAataggcctaaactagcactaatcaagacctaagcctTATCCTAATTGCCTTAACCTTCTCTTGAGCACTTTGGTGGCTAGAGtacttgtgtgtatgtgagaatCAAGCCTATAggttctccaagctctaacacacATGAATGGCCGGGCAAAGGGGTATATATAGAGTCAACCGCAAAATCTAGTCGTTGCTCCAACGGTCACCAAGACTGcagtcaccgactgattcggtggtgTTCAGAGGGCACGTCCGTATGAATCAGCCACTGACACCTAGGCCCAAGGTCACCGACTTATTCGGTGCCTCATCTTGATCATCATCGTATGAATCGATGGTCCACTGAGCCGCTACCTTCACATGTCACTGACCCATTCGATGCCCTGGAGCATGGATCATGCTCCCACCGTATGAGTCAGTGAGGCTATACATTAACTCTCAAAGTTCTAGAGCCAATTTTGAGTCAATGCTGAGGCGAGCCAACGATCACTGACTGATTCGGTGAGGATCATGCTCACACTAAATGTGTCCGTGGTAACGGTGCACGCTCCTTAGCCTTGCTGCTGTCCTCCGTGTCATCGACTGATTCCGTGCATTTGCAAATGgtcaccgtatgaatcggtggaATGTGTCGGTGCATATTTTCAGCATGATTCGCTTCAAGTCTTCACGTGTCTTCATCCCAgcttcatta encodes the following:
- the LOC101765259 gene encoding transcription initiation factor IIF subunit alpha isoform X2; the protein is MGSADLVLKPACEGCGNTSDLYGTGCKHTTLCSECGKSMARSRARCLVCSSPITRLIREYNVRANAITDKTYSIGRFVTGLPPFSKKKSAENKWSLHKEGLQGRQIPENMREKYNRKPWILEDETGQYQYQGQMEGSQSATATYYLLMRHGKEFNAYPAGSWYNFSKIAQYKQLTLEEAEEKMNKRKTSATGYERWMMKAAANGPAAFGSDIKKLEATNSGEKESGRPKKAKNNEEGNNSDKGEEDEEEEAARKNRLGLTKKGMDDDEEGGKDLDFDLDDEIEKGDDWEHEETFTDDDEAVDIDPEERADLAPEIPAPPEIKQDDEENEEEGGLSKSGKELKKLLGRAAGLNDSDADEDEEEEDEDESSPVLAPKQKDQVKDEPVDNSPAKQTPSGHARSTPPASKFKQKRKSGADDTKTSGGAASKKAKVESDTKASGIKEEAPASAKPTSKTSASSKSGTNVSPVTEDEIRSVLLAVAPVTTQDLVSRFKSRLRGPEDKNAFAEILKKISKIQKTNGHNYVVLRDDKK
- the LOC101765259 gene encoding transcription initiation factor IIF subunit alpha isoform X1 translates to MGSADLVLKPACEGCGNTSDLYGTGCKHTTLCSECGKSMARSRARCLVCSSPITRLIREYNVRANAITDKTYSIGRFVTGLPPFSKKKSAENKWSLHKEGLQGRQIPENMREKYNRKPWILEDETGQYQYQGQMEGSQSATATYYLLMRHGKEFNAYPAGSWYNFSKIAQYKQLTLEEAEEKMNKRKTSATGYERWMMKAAANGPAAFGSDIKKLEATNSGEKESGRPKKAKNNEEGNNSDKGEEDEEEEAARKNRLGLTKKGMDDDEEGGKDLDFDLDDEIEKGDDWEHEETFTDDDEAVDIDPEERADLAPEIPAPPEIKQDDEENEEEGGLSKSGKELKKLLGRAAGLNDSDADEDEEEEDQEDESSPVLAPKQKDQVKDEPVDNSPAKQTPSGHARSTPPASKFKQKRKSGADDTKTSGGAASKKAKVESDTKASGIKEEAPASAKPTSKTSASSKSGTNVSPVTEDEIRSVLLAVAPVTTQDLVSRFKSRLRGPEDKNAFAEILKKISKIQKTNGHNYVVLRDDKK